The following are encoded together in the Methanomicrobia archaeon genome:
- a CDS encoding histone family protein — protein sequence MIPRGGRSNRYDELPLLTRPLAVIPVPRCGYIPVGVVYLIVFRRHSSFNRLHARASFLSTAPSLARERKTIRAEQRLSARKMHERRDRPKSLYTRSALSSLVRTMALLPKAPVTQLIRDAGAERVSEDATETLVDLLEEYGTEIAKNAVRLAKHAGRKTVKAVDVMPVEKKESHFARVTALAEEEAKKGKGYKRSSAW from the coding sequence ATGATACCGCGCGGTGGCCGATCCAACCGGTATGATGAACTCCCCCTGCTTACTCGGCCACTCGCCGTTATACCCGTTCCACGTTGCGGTTACATTCCAGTCGGTGTTGTGTACCTGATAGTTTTTCGCCGGCATTCCTCTTTCAATCGTTTGCATGCACGTGCGTCCTTCCTCTCCACTGCACCGTCACTAGCGAGAGAACGCAAAACGATACGTGCTGAACAGCGCTTATCCGCGCGGAAGATGCATGAGCGGCGTGATCGACCCAAAAGCTTATATACCCGCTCTGCTCTATCATCCCTCGTGAGAACAATGGCACTATTACCGAAAGCCCCGGTTACTCAGCTTATCCGTGACGCGGGAGCTGAGCGAGTGAGCGAGGACGCGACCGAAACGCTGGTAGACCTGCTTGAGGAATACGGCACGGAGATCGCGAAGAACGCCGTGCGCCTCGCGAAGCATGCTGGCCGGAAGACGGTCAAAGCGGTCGATGTCATGCCCGTTGAGAAGAAGGAATCGCATTTTGCGCGCGTTACCGCACTTGCGGAGGAAGAGGCGAAGAAAGGGAAGGGCTATAAACGGTCATCCGCCTGGTAA